The following coding sequences lie in one Oncorhynchus kisutch isolate 150728-3 linkage group LG17, Okis_V2, whole genome shotgun sequence genomic window:
- the LOC109908180 gene encoding microtubule-associated protein RP/EB family member 1-like isoform X2, whose amino-acid sequence MAVNVYSTSVTGDNLSRHDMLSWINESVQMNYSKIEQLCSGAAYCQFMDMLFPGCIPLKKVKFQAKLETEFLHNFKLLQTSFKKIGVDKIIPVDKLIKGKFQDNFEFVQWFKKLFDANYDGKEYDPVSARQGQDTAPTPNPGQVAPKPRKPSTAPMRSTTTVTKPPPKSAGSALRRPGAAGDVEREELSQEVSSLKATVQDMEKERDFYFGKLRSIEVICQEVDGEADTTMQKIMDVLYATDEGFVIPDSDAEGEEPEEF is encoded by the exons ATGGCTGTGAACGTTTACTCTACATCTGTGACCGGCGACAACCTTAGTCGCCATGATATGCTTTCTTGGATCAACGAGTCTGTACAGATGAACTACTCCAAGATTGAGCAGTTGTGCTCAG GTGCTGCTTACTGTCAGTTCATGGACATGCTTTTCCCTGGATGCATACCATTGAAGAAGGTTAAATTCCAGGCCAAACTAGAGACTGAGTTCCTCCACAACTTCAAACTTCTACAGACCAGTTTTAAGAAGATTGGGGTTGACAAG ATCATTCCTGTTGATAAATTGATAAAAGGCAAGTTCCAGGACAACTTTGAGTTTGTGCAGTGGTTCAAGAAATTATTTGATGCCAACTACGATGGGAAGGAGTATGACCCGGTCAGTGCTCGCCAAGGCCAGGACACTGCTCCTACTCCCAACCCAGGGCAGGTCGCACCCAAGCCCAGGAAGCCCAGCACTG CTCCCATGAGGTCAACAACAACAGTGACCAAACCCCCGCCCAAGTCAGCAGGGAGTGCCTTGCGTAGGCCCGGAGCAGCAGGGGATGTGGAGAGGGAGGAGCTATCCCAAGAG GTCAGTTCCCTGAAAGCCACTGTCCAggacatggagaaagagagagacttttATTTTGGAAAGCTGAGGTCCATTGAGGTCATCTGCCAAGAAGTGGATGGAGAGGCAGATACAACTATGCAGAAGATTATGGATGTTCTATATGCCACTGAT GAGGGGTTTGTTATTCCTGATTCCGATGCTGAAGGAGAAGAACCAGAAGAGTTCTGA
- the LOC109908180 gene encoding microtubule-associated protein RP/EB family member 1-like isoform X1, producing MAVNVYSTSVTGDNLSRHDMLSWINESVQMNYSKIEQLCSGAAYCQFMDMLFPGCIPLKKVKFQAKLETEFLHNFKLLQTSFKKIGVDKIIPVDKLIKGKFQDNFEFVQWFKKLFDANYDGKEYDPVSARQGQDTAPTPNPGQVAPKPRKPSTVQPHSSPPVIKPAARVAPMRSTTTVTKPPPKSAGSALRRPGAAGDVEREELSQEVSSLKATVQDMEKERDFYFGKLRSIEVICQEVDGEADTTMQKIMDVLYATDEGFVIPDSDAEGEEPEEF from the exons ATGGCTGTGAACGTTTACTCTACATCTGTGACCGGCGACAACCTTAGTCGCCATGATATGCTTTCTTGGATCAACGAGTCTGTACAGATGAACTACTCCAAGATTGAGCAGTTGTGCTCAG GTGCTGCTTACTGTCAGTTCATGGACATGCTTTTCCCTGGATGCATACCATTGAAGAAGGTTAAATTCCAGGCCAAACTAGAGACTGAGTTCCTCCACAACTTCAAACTTCTACAGACCAGTTTTAAGAAGATTGGGGTTGACAAG ATCATTCCTGTTGATAAATTGATAAAAGGCAAGTTCCAGGACAACTTTGAGTTTGTGCAGTGGTTCAAGAAATTATTTGATGCCAACTACGATGGGAAGGAGTATGACCCGGTCAGTGCTCGCCAAGGCCAGGACACTGCTCCTACTCCCAACCCAGGGCAGGTCGCACCCAAGCCCAGGAAGCCCAGCACTG TACAGCCCCACAGCTCCCCACCTGTTATCAAACCAGCTGCGAGAGTCG CTCCCATGAGGTCAACAACAACAGTGACCAAACCCCCGCCCAAGTCAGCAGGGAGTGCCTTGCGTAGGCCCGGAGCAGCAGGGGATGTGGAGAGGGAGGAGCTATCCCAAGAG GTCAGTTCCCTGAAAGCCACTGTCCAggacatggagaaagagagagacttttATTTTGGAAAGCTGAGGTCCATTGAGGTCATCTGCCAAGAAGTGGATGGAGAGGCAGATACAACTATGCAGAAGATTATGGATGTTCTATATGCCACTGAT GAGGGGTTTGTTATTCCTGATTCCGATGCTGAAGGAGAAGAACCAGAAGAGTTCTGA